From Clostridium sp. SY8519:
CGATGTAATGATATCAAATTGGGGGAAAATTTCTGAACCATACTCAGCTTATTATGGAACTATTTCAGCAGCAACTATAGGCGAATGGTATCAGGAATATGGAAATCTGTTGTTTGCAAAGAATATCAGATATTACAAAGGAAATACATCAGTTAATGACGGTATGGAGCAAGTTCTTCTTCATGAACCGGAAAATTTTATTTTTTATAACAATGGAATTAAAATACTTTGTAAGTCTGTAAAAAGGAAGCTAAAAAACGCAACAACAAATGAAACAGGCTTGTTTATGCTTGAAGGAGTCTCTCTTGTAAACGGAGCGCAAACAACTGGAACAATAGGACATGTATATTTAAACCATAAGGAACAAACCGTCAAAGCAAGAGTAATGATTCAGATTATCGATCTAAGTCAGGCAACTGATGAAGCAGCGGCGAGGATCACTAAGTTGTCAAATACTCAGAATAGAATTGAAAACCGGGATTTTGCTTCCATGGATCCGGTACAGGAAAAAATAAGACAGGATTTGAGCTTTGCACATTTTTCATATTTATATAAGAGTGGAGACGATATGACAGACCCGTCTTGCCAACTCACTTTTGATGAGGCTATTATTGCTATGGCGTGCCTGAACAGTGATATATCTTATTCTGCAACGGCAAAAAGAAATATTGGCGCTTTATCTGAAGATATTACTAAGCCACCTTATAAAGTCCTGATAAATGCAGGAATTAACACAAATGAATTATTGAACAGTGTTATGATTGTGAGATATGTAGACAAAGAATTGAGAAAGAGAAAGCAAGAGCTTTCTGGCAAAGAAAGGCTTGTTACAATACATGGAAATAGGTTTATTGCATATTGCGTATTACAGCAGCTGAAAAAGGATGTTAATTTTTCGGACAAGCCGCTATATGGAGAGCAATTACAAAATCGAACATACAAACTTGTGGATAGCCTGATTAAACCGATTACTGATTCTATAAAGGAAATATTCCCGGATTCATATCCGGCAAATATATTCAAAAATATCACAAAATGTAAGGATATTTACGAAAAAGTAAAATAATGTGGCAGGCATTGCCTGCTACATTATTTTGGAACAAAGGGAGCATGAAATTCTTTCTGTAATTTGGGGCCTTTCATGAGATGAGATATATCTGAATGGGAAAAACTTCCCTTCAGCACCTGTCTACTGTTTATCAGAAATCGGCTGGCATGTCAAGGACACCCGGCAATTCCGGGCATTTCTGGTTTCGGCATATCAGCTGATTTTTCTATTCTGGGATCCTGTCCGGGTACATGATCGCCAGTTCTCCCAGGATCTGACCCCAGTTCCGGATCGGCATCGTCCATTTTCTGGTGGCTTCGAACGTGGCCAGGTACAGAGCCTTCAGAAGTGTCTGAGCGCTTGGAAATACGGACCTCTGACGGTTCAGCCTGCGCAGCGTGGCATTAAGCGACTCGATCGCATTGGTCGTGTAAAATGCCTTCCGAACGTCCGCGGAAAACTTGAAGATCGGAGAAACGGCATCCCAGTTCTCATACCATCGTTTCATGGCATACGGGTACTGCGGCGACCATTTTCCTTTCACTCTTTCGAGCTGCTCCAGAGTGGCTTCTTCATCTACCGCCGTATAGACTGTTTTCAGATCTTTGGCGAATTCTTTCATGTCTTTGTTTGCCACATATTTCAGCGTATTTCGTACCATATGGACGATGCAGCGCTGCTGTTCCGTCTCCGGGTAAGCAGTTGTGATCGCCTCTTTGATCCCGGAGAGTCCGTCCGAGCATAGGATCAAAATGTCCTGGACACCACGATTTTTCAATGAATTCAATACAGTGAGCCAGTATTTGCTGCTCTCGTTCTCGCCGATGACCAGAGAAAGGACTTCCTTCTTTCCTTCGGTGTTGATTCCCAGAACCACATATGCGGCCACCTTGTGAACGATACTATCCTCCCGTACGGAGAAATGGATGGCATCGATGAATATGATCGGATATACCGCGGCAAGCGGCCGGTTCTGCCATTCTTCGATCTGTGGGAGGATCTTGTCTGTAACATCGGAAATGAAGCCCTCCGATGCCCCTATCAAGACGGTGATCTTCGTCATCAGGCGCTTGACCAGTTCTTCGCCAAACTCTGTGATGGTGGTAGGCTGTTGCTTGATAAAGTCCTGCAGGTCTTGAATCAGGCGCATCTGTTCGTCCTTGACCACGCTGTCAACCTCGGACTGCTTCCGCATGTCCCGGAGTCGGAGGATCTCATCCGCGATGGCATCGTAGGAGAAAAGTTTCCGCTCTGCTGTGCAGTGCGGAAAGGGTGCACTAAAACAGCGGAAGACCTGCTCTATTATAGCGCGCAGTGTGCACTACGGAAGCGGTATATACAACCAGTTCACCATGCCACTTTTATTTTGCGTTATACTGCTTTATAGATTTTCACTTTTATTTTGTGTTATACTGTTTTATAGATTTTTTGACCCTTGTATTTTCCCTTATCAGCGTTTATAAACGCTGACGGGACGATATCATACAAAGGAAACAACAAGGGAAAGCTCACCTGCGACAAACCCGGTGCTTTTAAGGGTTTACAGAAGATCTAATAACAAAATACAACAGTTATTAAATCTCTTAAAATAGATGAAATCTCAATCAGAATTTATTTGGAGATTAGGTTATATGGAATTGAAAAAGATAGCGCACAATCTGACTGTTTGTAAGGTGAAGAATGTATCAGACATAGACATGACGTCTGAATTCTATTTTATTGGCAGAACAGATGAAGAGATTTCCTTAGTTTGTAAAACGGAAGATACTCCGGTTGAGACTGTTGAGCGGGATGATGGATGGAAAGGTTTTCGTATTCAGGGAACGCTGAATTTTTCTTTGATTGGAATTCTGTCAAAGCTGTCAGGCATTCTTGCGGATCATAAAATAGGCATCTTCGCAGTTTCCACGTATAATACAGACTATATCTTTGTAAAGGAAGAAAACCTTGACAGGGCATTAAATGTCTTGGCATCGGAAGGATATTCGATCGTATAATTGGAGGAAGGGACTTACTATGAAGGTTATGGTATTAAACGCAAGCCCGAGAAAAGCCGGGAATACTGCTAAATTGCTTAAAGCAGCAGCAGATGGCGCAAGAGATGCAGGAGCAGAAGTTGAGTATATTGACTTATACGATCTGACTTTTACCGGATGCAGAGGCTGCATGCTCTGCAAGCGAAAAGGTGTAGAAAGATGTCATTGCTATTGGAAAGACGACTTATCACCAATCATTGATAAAATATTTCGTGCGGATACGTTGCTGATCGGAACGGCGATTTATCTGGGAAGGCCGACGAGCCGTTATTTCGAATTGTTAGAGCGCCTGCATTTCTGTTCGCTGTCCTATGACGATTACAGCAATTACTTTAAGGGTAAAGTAAACGTCGGGTTGTTCGTCAGCATGAACGCTACCAAAGAGTTCTACGAGCGTCTATATAAAGCAAAATTTGAAGAGTATGCCAAAGAACTGGAAATGCTGGGTGGTAAGGTAATCCTGTATCCCTGCTATGATACTTTGCAAGTATCGGATTATTCGAAGTTCAATATGGCAAGCTTTGATGAAAGTAAAAAGAAATTAGTACACGAAAAGGATTTTCCTAAGGATTTGGAAAATGCCTATCGGATAGGGCAGGAACTATGTAAATTCCAGTATGTATGAATATGATTTGTAATCAGAGGTAGAAACAAAGGTTTCGATAAAAATGGAGCAGGCACTGCAGATGGAGCGCCTGCTCTTTTATTCGTTGCTGGTCTTTAGCAAATAGATAAGGTCGAATTTTTCTATTGACAAAAGCAGGAACGCCTGATAATGTATCTGTAGCAGATACAAATACATTAAGAGCGAAAGGAAAAAGATATATGAATACAGAAGTGATCAGAGAGAGAAAAAGTGTGCGAACCTATAAAAAACAGGAGATTCCGGAGCAGACTCTGGACAAAGTGAAGAACTATCTTCAGAAAGACACCGGTCTGTTTGAGGTTCCAATCGAGTTTACGATTCTGAATGCAAAAAATGATAATGTCAGCAGTCCGGTGATCATTGGTGCAGATACATATATAGCGGGAAAATACAGACGACAGAAGAATGCAGAAATTTCATTTGGGTATGCATTCGAGAAGTTTGTTCTCTATGCAACGTCTCTGGGGCTGGGTACGGTATGGCTGGCTGCGACGATTGATCGCAAAGCATTTGAAAAAGCTGTGCATTTGAAGGAAGATGAAGTGATGCCTGCAGTAACACCTCTTGGCTTTGCCGCTGAGAAACGTTCCATTCGTGAGGGTATGATGCGGAAAGGCCTGAAATCGGACAGCCGCCGTCCGTTTGAACAATTGTTTTTTCAGGATGATTTTCAGAAGCCATTAAATCAGGCGGCCAGCGGGATATGGAATCTGCCATTGGAGATGGTAAGGCTTGCGCCTTCTGCTACAAATAAGCAGCCCTGGAGAGCCGTTGCTGAGAAGGACAGGGTGCATTTTTATGAAAAGAAGACGAAAGGATATGCAAAGGAATCTACGGGGGATATTCAGAAAGTAGATTTGGGGATTGCTCTCTGTCATTTTGAAATCGCTGCTGAAGAAAGTGGATTAAAAGGCAGATTCATCCAGACTGATCCTGGTATTCCGGTAGCGGAGAATACCGAATACATAGCAACGTTTGAGTTGGAGGGGTAACTATGGATACGAAATTTTCATCTGCCATCCATGCGCTGATCCTGATTTCGGAATCGGAGACGCCGATGAATTCTGAACAGATCGCAGCAAGTGTCGGAACAAACGCAAGTTATATCCGAAAGCTGACGACAAGACTTAGAAAAGCAGAAATTATTGAGGGACGCCGTGGCATCAGCGGATTTCGGTTGGTCAGAAAACCGGAGGATATCTCACTTCTTGATATCTACAGGTCTGTTACGGAAACGAATTCCCTGCATCTGTTTGATATCCATCAGAATCCGAATGACGCCTGTATTGTCGGGCATAACATTCGTCCCGTTTTGAACGGAATGTTTCGGAATATGGAGGAGTGCGTGGAAAAAGAGCTTGCGGGCATCACACTGGCGGATTGTATCAGCAACATGCGTGTGTATGTCGATGAGCAGAACGAGAAGGAGGCGACGGAATGAAGGCAGCAGTACTTACACACTACGACAAAAATGGTACAGAACTTGAAATCCGAGAGGTGTCTGTCCCTGTTCCGGGAAATGACGAGGTTCTCGTAAAAATCGAAGCAGCGGCTGTCAATCCGCTTGACAATATGATCGTTCGGGGCGAAGTGAAGCTGATCGTCCCATACAGAATGCCGCTTATTATGGGAAATGAGTTCGCTGGTATTGTTGAAAAAACAGGAAAGAACGCCGCACAGTTTCAACCTGGAGATAGGGTTTACGGGAGGATGCCTCTGAAGAAAATCGGTGCTTTTGCAGAATATGCAGCGGTAAAAGAGTCTGCCCTTGCTGTGATTCCGGACTATTTATCATTTGAAGAAGCAGCGACAGTTCCGCTTACTGCACTGACCGCGATGCAAGCTTTTGAAATCATGAAGGCAAAGGCAGGTGAATCTGTATTTATCTCGGGAGGAACCGGAAGTCTTGGTGCAATGGCAATTCCTGTCGCCAAAAGTCTTGGGCTGCATGTATACACGAACGGAAGTGAGGAAAATGAAGAGCGTGTAAAAAGGCTTGGCACAGAGAGATTTATTGACTATAAGAAAGAAAACTATGCGGATGTATTAGCAGATATAGATCATGTCCTTGATACGCTTGGGGACCGTGAACTTCCAAATGAATTCAAGGTGTTGAAAAAAGGCGGCAGTCTTGTATCTCTGCGAGGCTTGCCAAATGGCCGGTTTGCAAAACGAAGTGGTATGTCTTTGTTTAAGCGAATCCTATGTCAAATGGCAGGAAGAAAATACGACAAGATGGCAGCGAAGAAAGATCAGACGTATGATTTTCTCTTTGTACATGAAGATGGACATCAGCTGGGGAATATTGGAAAAGTTTTTGACAAGGATCATCCGCTGGAAACATCTATTGATGAGATCTTTCGCCTGGATCAGATTAATGAAGCAATGGCAAAGGTAAAACGTGGGAAGTCTAAGGGTAAGACAATCGTTATTATGGAGAAACAAGAATAATAAAAAAAGGCAGGCACTCCAGGCGGAGCACCTGCTTTTTTATTCATTTCCAAACGGGTGACAGGCTTCTCGTCGATCTGATAGAGAACGACATCCTTTCTGCAATTTTAATAACAGGGAATAAAATTGGGAAAAGGATACAGATTCCGGCTTGCTGCTAAAAATCAAGCGGGCATTTCAGGCGTCATCAGAGGGGCATTTTAAAATACAAACTGAACAAGCAGCATATAGAGAATGGTTCCGCCGGCAATGGATAACAGCATCTGCTTTTTCCACAGATGAAGACCTGCAGTTGCAGCTATGGCAATCAACTCAGGGATGCCGTGTGAGCCTGAGAACAGGGATACATTTTTCAGACAGTAGATCACAAGCATCCCGAAAACGGCGCAGGGCAGAGCTTTGCCAAGGTAAACAATAAATTTCGGAGTTGGTTTCTTTGAGGAAAAAATAAGAAACGGCAGGAATCTTGTCAGCATTGTTCCCGCTGCGCAGATGGCGATGGTGATAATCTGTTCGGACAGCGTCATTGGACTCATAGTTGATTTGTCTCCTTCTGTTGGTAAAATGGTTCAATCGGTTTTCGGAACAGGATCAGAAGTGCCAGAATGACCAGCATGGCTGGAACCATAAAAGAATCGGCTCCGAAAATGATGAGGCATACAAGGGTGGCTCCGATGCCGATGAGACCGGTATATTTCTGCTCTTCCTTCATCCACTGGTTCATAAAGATGGTGACAAACATGGCGGTCATGACAAAGTCAAGGCCTTTTGTATTGAACTTCAGCAGGGAGCCGATCCATCCGCCGACAGTAGCTCCGGATACCCAGTAAATTTGGTTCAGGAGAGTGACGAAGAACAGGAACCATCCTCGATCAACGTCTTCCGGGATCTCTGCTGTATAGTTAATGGAAAACGTCTCGTCGCACATCCCGAAGATCAGGTAAAACTTCTTCCATCCGGTGTCCTTGAAACGATCCAGCATGGTGATTCCGTAAAACAGGTGTCTGGCCTGCACAAGAAGCGTGATGATCAGGGCTGCCATCGGCGCGAACGGAGACAGGAGCATGGTTACCACAATGAACTCGAGAGAACCGCCATAGATGAGTAAGCTCATCAGCATGGGATAGACAAATGAGAATCCGTTTACATTCATCAGAATCCCGTAGGCAAACGCAAGAAACCAGAAACCGGCAAAGATCGGTATGGTATATGGAAAAGCGGCCTTGAACGCTCTGGTCTTCATGAAAAATCTCCTTGAAATTCTATCTAACAAAATGTAAAATAAATATAACGGACACATCATAGCACTGTCCGGCATAATTTACAAGATGGAAAACATTTTTTCGGAGATGGGACATGGAAGCAGGACAGATCATCGCATATAATCTGAAAAGACTGAGAGAAGAACGAAAGCTTAGCCTGGGGCAGCTCGCTGAGCTGGCGGGAGTCAGCAAGGTGATTCTGTCTAAGATTGAAAAGGGGGATTCCAATCCCACGATCAATACGATCTGGAAGATAACGGGAGCATTTCATCTCCCTTATACCAGTCTTCTTGAAATGCCTGTAAGTACAGCGCTTCATATCCGGAAAAAGGACATCTCTGAACTGACAGAAGATAAATATCATATCTTTCCCTATTATACCAAGACCGCTGACAGGAATTTTGAGCTTTATCAGATTGAGGCGGAACCGGGGTGTGAGCATACTTCGATCGGGCATTCTTCCAACAGCTTCGAGTACATCATGCTGCTGGAAGGGGAAATGGTTCTGGAAACCGGCGGTGAGTGCCATGAGCTTGCGAAAGATGATGCACTGATGTTTGATGCTTCTGCTGCGCATACTTACAGAAACCCAGGAACGAAAACCGCGAAGGCGGCATTGCTGATACATTATATGTAAGGCGCGGAATACCTTTGAATAATAAATCACAGGTCATTTATAACGATAAACATAAATGATTGAAAAACGTGTGGGTTTCTGCTATAGTATAGTTGTTATTGTGTACAAATTTAGTAAGGTAAACGCATGCCTAAACGATGGAATCATGCAGATACTTTTAAACAGTACAAAGGGAGGTTCTATGAAAAGAAGAAAGCAAAAGAGGATGGAGGCTTTTGTGCTCTCTGTGCTTCTTGCGTCCAGTTTATCTGCTCCGTCGATTGCAATGGCAGCAGAAGCCCAACGTCGGCCATAACCGCGTCAAAGGCAATGTTTCTTACGTATGGGGAGCCATGCAGGACGCAGAGGGCAGGGATGTCAACGCGAACGGGGATAAGGCGGATAAGGTAATGCTGACCACGCAATTTACCGAAACAACCCCAAAGAATAATCCAGACAATCCGGACACACCGAGCAACCCGGATACACCGAGCAACCCGGATACACCGAGCAACCCGGATACACCGAGCAACCCGGATACACCGAGCAATCCGGACACACCGAGTACCCCGGATACGCCGAGCAATCCGGATACACCAGACAATCCGGATACACCAAGCAAGCCGGACACACCAAGTAAGCCGAGCAAGCCGGATACATCGAGCAAGCCGAGTGTAAAGAAGGGTTCGGTTACTCACACAAAAACGAATCAGACCACAAAAGCAGTGACGGCAAACAAGATATCTGAAAATCCTCAGACAGGAGATACAAACAATCTGTACACATGGTTCCTTTCCATGATTGCTTCTGTTGGAATGTGTGTGGCGGGCATTGTTCATTTAAAAAAGAAGAAAAGCAGTCGATAAATATTTGGCGGAGAGTGCGACGTAAAATCGTACTCTCTGTTTTTTTGCAGAAGATATATTACTTTTCCGGATATGTATTGGTATGTTATATTTAGAAAGGATACCAGTATGGCAAGACAAAGTGTTTTTGAAATGAAGCTTTCAAAGATTTATTCGCTTCTCATAGCCAAAGCAGTGAAAAAGGGAAGGACGATTGGTTTTATGGACAATTCAGCCGATTGCTGTATATGAGCAAATTCAGGAAAGTGGAATTTACCGGTGCGATTTTGAAAAATCAATATGGACAGATTTCAGAGACGACTATGACTGGCTTGTTCGGAAAATGAAAATTAAGATCGGCAGCCCGCCGGAAGGA
This genomic window contains:
- a CDS encoding flavodoxin family protein; translation: MKVMVLNASPRKAGNTAKLLKAAADGARDAGAEVEYIDLYDLTFTGCRGCMLCKRKGVERCHCYWKDDLSPIIDKIFRADTLLIGTAIYLGRPTSRYFELLERLHFCSLSYDDYSNYFKGKVNVGLFVSMNATKEFYERLYKAKFEEYAKELEMLGGKVILYPCYDTLQVSDYSKFNMASFDESKKKLVHEKDFPKDLENAYRIGQELCKFQYV
- a CDS encoding NADP-dependent oxidoreductase produces the protein MKAAVLTHYDKNGTELEIREVSVPVPGNDEVLVKIEAAAVNPLDNMIVRGEVKLIVPYRMPLIMGNEFAGIVEKTGKNAAQFQPGDRVYGRMPLKKIGAFAEYAAVKESALAVIPDYLSFEEAATVPLTALTAMQAFEIMKAKAGESVFISGGTGSLGAMAIPVAKSLGLHVYTNGSEENEERVKRLGTERFIDYKKENYADVLADIDHVLDTLGDRELPNEFKVLKKGGSLVSLRGLPNGRFAKRSGMSLFKRILCQMAGRKYDKMAAKKDQTYDFLFVHEDGHQLGNIGKVFDKDHPLETSIDEIFRLDQINEAMAKVKRGKSKGKTIVIMEKQE
- a CDS encoding AIPR family protein — protein: MANDIKMRRVTNKLQEVFQNKVDMSDLTMPNDNHFLTRTLAGLALMMKSGLDVDSSCSHITDNYHDMGIDSIYLDESQKMLFLVQSKWRNDGKGGVSQSEMHTFADGVSRIIDMDLDGANQKIIAERDNIEEALTSFGYQIQAVYIHTGDQKVNDYAFRPMKILLDHTNDEDNEILKFDEITLNDIYSYFAKGQGPEEISLDDVMISNWGKISEPYSAYYGTISAATIGEWYQEYGNLLFAKNIRYYKGNTSVNDGMEQVLLHEPENFIFYNNGIKILCKSVKRKLKNATTNETGLFMLEGVSLVNGAQTTGTIGHVYLNHKEQTVKARVMIQIIDLSQATDEAAARITKLSNTQNRIENRDFASMDPVQEKIRQDLSFAHFSYLYKSGDDMTDPSCQLTFDEAIIAMACLNSDISYSATAKRNIGALSEDITKPPYKVLINAGINTNELLNSVMIVRYVDKELRKRKQELSGKERLVTIHGNRFIAYCVLQQLKKDVNFSDKPLYGEQLQNRTYKLVDSLIKPITDSIKEIFPDSYPANIFKNITKCKDIYEKVK
- a CDS encoding ACT domain-containing protein is translated as MELKKIAHNLTVCKVKNVSDIDMTSEFYFIGRTDEEISLVCKTEDTPVETVERDDGWKGFRIQGTLNFSLIGILSKLSGILADHKIGIFAVSTYNTDYIFVKEENLDRALNVLASEGYSIV
- a CDS encoding AzlC family ABC transporter permease, whose product is MKTRAFKAAFPYTIPIFAGFWFLAFAYGILMNVNGFSFVYPMLMSLLIYGGSLEFIVVTMLLSPFAPMAALIITLLVQARHLFYGITMLDRFKDTGWKKFYLIFGMCDETFSINYTAEIPEDVDRGWFLFFVTLLNQIYWVSGATVGGWIGSLLKFNTKGLDFVMTAMFVTIFMNQWMKEEQKYTGLIGIGATLVCLIIFGADSFMVPAMLVILALLILFRKPIEPFYQQKETNQL
- a CDS encoding nitroreductase family protein, whose translation is MNTEVIRERKSVRTYKKQEIPEQTLDKVKNYLQKDTGLFEVPIEFTILNAKNDNVSSPVIIGADTYIAGKYRRQKNAEISFGYAFEKFVLYATSLGLGTVWLAATIDRKAFEKAVHLKEDEVMPAVTPLGFAAEKRSIREGMMRKGLKSDSRRPFEQLFFQDDFQKPLNQAASGIWNLPLEMVRLAPSATNKQPWRAVAEKDRVHFYEKKTKGYAKESTGDIQKVDLGIALCHFEIAAEESGLKGRFIQTDPGIPVAENTEYIATFELEG
- a CDS encoding branched-chain amino acid transporter permease, yielding MTLSEQIITIAICAAGTMLTRFLPFLIFSSKKPTPKFIVYLGKALPCAVFGMLVIYCLKNVSLFSGSHGIPELIAIAATAGLHLWKKQMLLSIAGGTILYMLLVQFVF
- a CDS encoding LPXTG cell wall anchor domain-containing protein, coding for MQDAEGRDVNANGDKADKVMLTTQFTETTPKNNPDNPDTPSNPDTPSNPDTPSNPDTPSNPDTPSNPDTPSTPDTPSNPDTPDNPDTPSKPDTPSKPSKPDTSSKPSVKKGSVTHTKTNQTTKAVTANKISENPQTGDTNNLYTWFLSMIASVGMCVAGIVHLKKKKSSR
- a CDS encoding XRE family transcriptional regulator, whose protein sequence is MEAGQIIAYNLKRLREERKLSLGQLAELAGVSKVILSKIEKGDSNPTINTIWKITGAFHLPYTSLLEMPVSTALHIRKKDISELTEDKYHIFPYYTKTADRNFELYQIEAEPGCEHTSIGHSSNSFEYIMLLEGEMVLETGGECHELAKDDALMFDASAAHTYRNPGTKTAKAALLIHYM
- a CDS encoding Rrf2 family transcriptional regulator, whose protein sequence is MDTKFSSAIHALILISESETPMNSEQIAASVGTNASYIRKLTTRLRKAEIIEGRRGISGFRLVRKPEDISLLDIYRSVTETNSLHLFDIHQNPNDACIVGHNIRPVLNGMFRNMEECVEKELAGITLADCISNMRVYVDEQNEKEATE